A DNA window from Bradyrhizobium barranii subsp. barranii contains the following coding sequences:
- the tssL gene encoding type VI secretion system protein TssL, long form, with translation MSDRDKPVNPFGRGERTIIRPNPGGKLPPAPTSQPPPGEGPAARPGYSPSPVPSPGAPAPPPSFSPVPQGSNYASAPASHPAEEWISTPAQAQAQQPMLAPGPPLRVDDLVAPNANPVMRAAGPLLQLLGRLRVALMRASFASLMEQVADAIKFFEKDIRSAGISEHQANTAKYILCATADDIVQHIPAEERHVWTQYSMLSRFFGERVGGVRFFEILDHLKVDPLVNYPVLELQHACLALGFQGIHRTSAGGLANLQLIQRNLYELLRRVRPKTMSDLSPNWRGQALAGRRQRLRVPVWLVAAVVAALLTGSYFVLRTLLAGRAENAAEVALALHPAGPIELKRQIVAPPPPPPPPPPPDRITQLQRIRNALAKENTACAMTADQTPSFIVIRVCDLALFASGQATILDGFKPIALRVAATLDKEPGRIRVVGHTDSSPIRTVRFPTNFELSVERAKAVAAALKPGLTDGSRVDVEGKGADAPIGSNTTPEGRAKNRRVEIFIERSE, from the coding sequence ATGAGCGACAGGGACAAGCCGGTCAATCCTTTCGGTCGGGGCGAACGGACGATCATCCGTCCCAACCCCGGCGGGAAGTTGCCGCCGGCGCCGACCTCTCAGCCGCCGCCGGGCGAGGGCCCCGCGGCACGTCCAGGCTATTCGCCATCACCGGTACCCTCTCCCGGCGCGCCGGCGCCACCGCCATCATTTTCTCCTGTCCCGCAGGGCTCGAACTACGCCTCCGCGCCGGCCAGCCATCCCGCTGAGGAATGGATATCGACACCCGCGCAAGCCCAGGCGCAGCAGCCCATGCTAGCGCCAGGACCGCCGTTGCGCGTCGACGATCTCGTCGCGCCAAATGCCAATCCAGTGATGCGCGCTGCGGGCCCGTTGCTGCAGTTGCTTGGTCGGTTGCGGGTGGCGCTCATGCGCGCGTCATTCGCGAGTTTGATGGAGCAGGTTGCAGACGCGATCAAGTTCTTCGAGAAGGACATCCGTTCCGCGGGCATATCCGAGCACCAGGCCAACACAGCGAAATACATCCTGTGTGCCACTGCCGACGATATCGTGCAGCACATCCCGGCCGAGGAGCGCCACGTCTGGACGCAATATTCGATGCTGAGCCGGTTCTTCGGCGAGCGTGTCGGCGGCGTCCGTTTCTTTGAGATTCTCGACCATTTGAAGGTTGATCCACTGGTCAACTATCCGGTCCTCGAACTTCAGCACGCCTGCCTTGCGCTTGGTTTTCAGGGCATTCACCGGACGTCAGCGGGCGGACTTGCGAACCTGCAGCTGATCCAGCGTAACCTCTATGAATTGCTGCGCCGGGTCCGGCCGAAGACGATGAGCGACCTGTCGCCCAACTGGCGCGGCCAGGCGCTGGCGGGGCGCCGGCAGCGCCTGCGCGTTCCGGTCTGGCTCGTCGCGGCTGTCGTCGCCGCGCTGCTGACCGGGTCCTACTTCGTCCTGCGGACGCTCCTCGCTGGCCGGGCAGAGAATGCTGCCGAGGTAGCGCTCGCGCTCCATCCAGCCGGCCCGATCGAGCTCAAGCGCCAGATCGTTGCACCACCGCCGCCGCCTCCACCTCCGCCGCCACCGGATCGCATCACCCAGTTGCAACGCATCCGCAACGCGCTCGCGAAGGAGAACACCGCCTGTGCCATGACGGCGGACCAGACCCCGAGCTTCATCGTGATCAGGGTTTGCGACCTGGCGTTGTTCGCGTCGGGCCAGGCGACCATCCTCGACGGCTTCAAGCCGATCGCACTCCGCGTCGCGGCAACCCTCGACAAGGAGCCGGGACGGATCCGGGTCGTCGGCCATACCGACAGTTCGCCGATCCGCACAGTCCGCTTCCCGACAAATTTCGAGTTGTCGGTCGAGCGCGCCAAGGCGGTTGCCGCGGCATTGAAGCCTGGCTTGACCGATGGTTCGCGCGTCGACGTCGAGGGCAAAGGAGCAGATGCGCCGATCGGTAGCAACACGACACCCGAGGGACGCGCCAAGAACCGGCGCGTCGAGATCTTTATCGAACGCAGCGAATAG
- the tssK gene encoding type VI secretion system baseplate subunit TssK has product MSWYSKVFWSEGLFLRPHHLQQNDRYIEHLLEKRVRYTTPYPWGFAQLEIDKDLTEQSKFAVRNASGVMPDGTPFDIPADSQIPEAIDVPETAAGQVVWLMMPVAAPNAREVDEDRTDSASRYVRSSETFIDSTSALRIEEEIDIAYPRLSFELRKSSKPGYMGLGIARILEVRDRNILFDDKFVPPMLICAAHPIIDGWLNRIIGWVETKLDELARYAVDPSSGGGLQSVDYLVLQVLNRTIPVLTHFQRSGSVHPERLYEELLRFAGELATFSTAERRARNYPAYDHDDIENVFTPLVSDIQDFLSARLGRRAIRLEIIERAQNAFVSPIRDRALFRNATLVLEVAARRPLVEIQNDFPHLFKVGPNTKMNEIVHANLPGLTLAHLPTPPPHIRAITDHVYFYLDRKSPLWPEFSTAASIGMHFSGDWPELELYLWAILEDRP; this is encoded by the coding sequence ATGTCTTGGTACAGCAAAGTTTTCTGGTCGGAAGGGCTGTTTCTGCGGCCGCATCATCTGCAGCAGAACGACCGCTACATCGAACACTTGCTGGAAAAGCGCGTTCGCTACACGACACCATACCCGTGGGGCTTTGCCCAGCTGGAGATCGACAAAGATCTTACCGAACAGAGCAAGTTCGCGGTGCGCAATGCGTCCGGCGTCATGCCGGACGGTACGCCGTTCGATATCCCAGCGGACAGCCAAATTCCCGAAGCGATCGACGTGCCGGAGACGGCCGCAGGCCAGGTCGTCTGGCTGATGATGCCGGTCGCGGCGCCAAACGCCCGCGAGGTCGACGAGGATCGCACCGACAGCGCCAGTCGTTATGTTCGTAGTTCGGAAACCTTCATCGACTCGACCTCTGCGCTACGCATCGAGGAAGAGATCGACATCGCCTATCCGCGCTTGTCGTTTGAACTGCGCAAGAGCAGCAAGCCCGGATACATGGGGCTCGGCATCGCGCGCATTCTCGAGGTGCGCGACAGGAACATCCTGTTCGACGATAAATTCGTGCCGCCGATGCTGATCTGCGCCGCGCATCCGATCATCGATGGCTGGCTCAACCGAATCATCGGCTGGGTCGAGACCAAACTCGACGAGCTCGCGCGTTACGCGGTCGATCCGTCATCCGGCGGTGGGTTGCAGAGCGTCGACTATCTGGTCCTGCAAGTACTGAACCGTACCATTCCCGTCCTGACTCATTTCCAGCGCTCCGGCAGCGTGCACCCCGAGCGCCTGTACGAGGAATTGCTGAGATTCGCGGGTGAACTTGCGACATTTTCTACGGCGGAACGGCGGGCGCGCAACTATCCGGCTTACGATCACGACGATATCGAGAACGTCTTCACACCCTTGGTGAGCGACATCCAGGACTTCCTGAGCGCGCGATTGGGCCGGCGGGCGATCCGCCTGGAGATCATCGAGCGCGCACAGAATGCGTTCGTGTCGCCGATCCGCGATCGAGCGCTATTCCGAAACGCGACCCTGGTGCTGGAGGTTGCCGCACGGCGGCCGCTCGTGGAGATCCAGAACGATTTCCCGCACCTGTTCAAGGTCGGGCCGAACACCAAGATGAACGAGATCGTGCACGCAAACCTGCCGGGCCTGACCTTGGCGCATTTGCCGACGCCGCCGCCGCACATCCGGGCCATCACGGATCACGTCTATTTCTATCTCGACCGCAAGTCGCCGCTGTGGCCCGAATTCAGCACGGCGGCCTCGATCGGAATGCATTTCTCCGGCGACTGGCCGGAGCTTGAGCTGTATCTTTGGGCCATCCTGGAAGACAGGCCATGA
- the tagH gene encoding type VI secretion system-associated FHA domain protein TagH, whose amino-acid sequence MVLRFNIENEPNLPDGGPVSFTVTGRRSVDIGRDRHLDWTLPDPARTISGKHCEVHFRDGGYWLHDVSTNGTFLNGADQRMRGPHRLRDGDRLTIGHYIIGVSLENEAGGGSPNHEAQLREPSVQQHADYGELWTADRDVPPPIDPQLLKKPREAARPVNPGFLDWAASVPAPGVDPFRRSQPASPYQPSEQDDDMNWAAGPANAPKPQVERPPIKPTPRRPSVWIDDEPAAAQPPASPSRPAQAADEGPVTAKPVGGTEFARLVARAAGLPDNFFASKSDAELAEQLGVILRMTVDNLMALLQARTQAKQLTRSTSQTTVQALENNPLKFSPTSEEAMRILFGPPTRSYLDTQRAFAQGFSDLKSHQLKTYMAMQHAVHELIAGIDPTLMARELELQRGASSWLGTNKGKLWDEFLTRWKAHLGRDNSAPIETFMLHFSNYYDRGDKPGSK is encoded by the coding sequence ATGGTGCTTCGCTTTAATATCGAGAACGAACCGAACCTTCCGGATGGCGGACCTGTGTCGTTTACAGTCACCGGCAGGCGTTCAGTCGATATTGGCCGGGACCGTCACCTCGACTGGACGCTGCCGGATCCGGCGCGGACGATTTCCGGAAAGCATTGCGAGGTGCACTTTCGCGACGGTGGCTATTGGCTGCACGACGTTTCGACAAACGGCACCTTTCTCAATGGTGCCGACCAGCGCATGCGGGGGCCGCACCGCTTGCGCGACGGTGACCGACTCACGATCGGCCACTACATCATCGGAGTTTCGCTGGAGAATGAGGCTGGCGGGGGCAGCCCAAACCACGAGGCGCAACTGCGCGAACCCTCGGTCCAGCAGCATGCCGACTACGGAGAGCTTTGGACAGCCGATCGTGACGTTCCGCCGCCGATCGATCCGCAATTGCTGAAGAAGCCACGCGAGGCTGCGCGGCCCGTCAATCCGGGGTTCCTGGATTGGGCGGCGAGCGTCCCGGCACCGGGTGTAGACCCGTTCCGACGGTCACAGCCGGCGTCTCCGTACCAACCGTCCGAGCAGGACGACGACATGAACTGGGCGGCCGGTCCAGCCAACGCGCCGAAACCGCAAGTCGAGCGCCCGCCCATCAAGCCGACCCCACGCCGGCCGTCGGTATGGATCGATGATGAACCAGCCGCTGCCCAGCCGCCAGCATCGCCATCGCGCCCGGCGCAAGCGGCAGACGAGGGACCTGTCACGGCCAAGCCAGTCGGCGGTACCGAGTTCGCGCGACTGGTGGCGCGCGCTGCAGGATTGCCGGACAATTTCTTTGCCAGCAAGTCCGATGCCGAACTCGCCGAACAGCTTGGCGTCATCTTGCGTATGACCGTGGATAATCTGATGGCGCTGCTGCAGGCGCGGACCCAAGCCAAGCAGCTGACCCGTAGCACCAGCCAAACCACCGTCCAAGCCCTCGAAAATAATCCGCTGAAGTTCTCGCCGACCTCGGAAGAAGCGATGCGCATTCTCTTTGGGCCGCCGACGCGCAGCTACCTCGACACACAGCGCGCCTTTGCGCAGGGCTTCAGTGATCTCAAGTCACATCAGTTGAAGACCTACATGGCGATGCAGCACGCTGTCCATGAACTGATTGCGGGCATAGATCCAACGCTGATGGCCCGCGAGCTCGAGCTTCAGCGTGGCGCAAGCTCCTGGCTCGGCACGAACAAGGGCAAACTCTGGGACGAGTTCTTGACGCGCTGGAAGGCGCATCTCGGCCGCGACAACAGCGCGCCGATCGAAACCTTTATGTTGCATTTCTCGAACTATTACGACCGCGGTGACAAGCCCGGTTCAAAATAA
- a CDS encoding DUF6931 family protein, which translates to MGQVRFGTVQDLFQAYPLARYDVGKADADKPSLDFLQEAADARNWHPAVSYCAYLLPRRVAVAWGCRSLRLMFDHFDASDTRSLNIVETWVRQPDEQSRNKALAVGNANDPEQPATWLALAAGWSGGSVVPPEYAPVEAKPDQAARAVRAALLIGLCRLPRDSRDRIMTSCLEDGIQLARGEPRPPR; encoded by the coding sequence ATGGGACAAGTTCGGTTCGGTACGGTTCAGGATCTGTTTCAGGCCTATCCCTTGGCGCGTTATGATGTCGGCAAAGCCGACGCTGACAAGCCTTCGCTGGACTTCCTTCAGGAGGCCGCCGATGCGCGGAATTGGCACCCGGCCGTGTCTTACTGTGCCTATCTGCTTCCCAGGCGCGTAGCAGTTGCCTGGGGATGTCGCTCTCTGCGACTGATGTTCGACCATTTCGACGCCAGCGATACCAGGTCGCTCAATATTGTGGAGACCTGGGTCCGGCAACCGGACGAGCAGTCCCGGAACAAGGCGCTGGCTGTCGGCAATGCCAATGATCCTGAGCAGCCAGCGACATGGCTGGCGCTGGCGGCTGGCTGGTCCGGCGGAAGCGTGGTTCCCCCGGAATATGCGCCCGTGGAAGCTAAGCCAGATCAGGCCGCGCGGGCGGTGCGTGCAGCACTGCTGATCGGCCTCTGCCGGCTCCCCCGTGACTCCCGGGACCGGATAATGACGTCATGCCTAGAGGATGGTATTCAATTGGCACGCGGCGAACCGCGCCCTCCGCGCTAA